One region of Mangifera indica cultivar Alphonso chromosome 3, CATAS_Mindica_2.1, whole genome shotgun sequence genomic DNA includes:
- the LOC123211890 gene encoding ubiquitin-like-specific protease ESD4 isoform X2 yields MGALTVNRKRGDEYLSLNHLQSPYQNSHISKRPRFSFMQHTPNQDFVSSNYTVSRVSRYPEAKPPLKRQVHAPYRILKFGFCDKLKQDSCTSRYCKNKDVIEVDNEHDDKNEIVSNDSSFEGVEVIENEKYEVPIKEISGKDVEQRHHNNFQPSSSSVVSTDLNNGGVDGDILRMESAEKILDSLSLYQGVIGLQDVQVYKKLLESAQRRGSKLKSIGFEIELYEKRRDSLRQLQPVKQPEEKLVEELPCEPFVPLTEKEEAEVDGAFASNRSKVLVSDSGTDIDITGHILQCLRPGAWLNDEVINVYLGLLKDRERRDPQKFLKCHFFNTFFYKKLVSGNKGYDFKAVKRWTSIKKLGYTLLECDKIFVPIHQEIHWCLAVINKKDKKFQYLDSLRGKDMKVLNALACFSNLTLVIIRVHTARYYVDEVKDKCGKDIDVSAWEQEFVEELPEQENGFDCGMFMLKYVDFYSRGLGLCFGQSHMPYFRVRTAKEILRLRAE; encoded by the exons ATGGGTGCTTTAACGGTCAATCGTAAACGTGGCGACGAGTACTTATCATTGAATCATCTTCAAAGTCCATACCAGAACTCTCATATTTCAAAGCGGCCCAGGTTTTCTTTCATGCAGCATACCCCAAACCAAGATTTTGTTTCATCTAATTACACGGTTTCGAGAGTCTCCAGGTACCCAGAAGCCAAACCCCCTCTGAAAAGACAAGTTCATGCCCCATAtagaattctcaaatttggaTTCTGCGACAAGCTAAAACAGGATTCGTGCACTTCTCgatattgtaaaaataaagaTGTGATTGAAGTTGATAATGAACATGATGATAAGAATGAAATAGTTTCTAATGATTCAAGTTTTGAAGGAGTTGAGGTTATCGAGAATGAGAAATATGAGGTTCCTATTAAGGAAATTAGCGGGAAAGATGTGGAGCAGAGACATCATAATAATTTCCAGCCATCATCGTCTTCGGTGGTTTCTACGGATTTGAATAATGGTGGTGTGGATGGTGATATCTTGAGGATGGAGAGTGCGGAGAAGATATTGGATTCATTGTCTTTATATCAAGGGGTGATTGGTTTGCAGGATGTTCAGGTGTATAAGAAGTTGTTGGAGAGTGCACAGAGGAGGGGCTCTAAGTTGAAGTCAATAGGGTTTGAGATTGAGTTGTATGAGAAGCGCCGCGATTCTCTCAGGCAGTTGCAGCCCGTGAAGCAACCAGAGGAAAAACTGGTAGAG GAATTACCTTGCGAACCCTTTGTCCCTCTGACAGAGAAGGAAGAAGCTGAGGTTGATGGTGCATTTGCTTCTAATAG GAGCAAGGTCTTAGTCAGTGATTCAGGGACAGATATTGACATTACTGGACATATACTGCAGTGCCTTAGACCAGGTGCATGGTTGAATGATGAG GTCATAAATGTGTATCTGGGGTTGCTGAAAGACAGGGAAAGGAGGGATCCACAGAAGTTTCTGAAATGCCATTTCTTCAACACATTTTTTTACAAGAAG TTAGTGAGCGGCAACAAGGGCTATGATTTTAAAGCTGTGAAAAGATGGACATCCATCAAGAAGTTGGGATACACTCTTCTTGAGTGTGACAAA ATATTTGTCCCTATCCACCAGGAGATACATTGGTGCTTGGCTGTTATTAATAAGAAGGATAAGAAATTTCAGTATCTTGATTCACTGAGAGGAAAGGATATGAAAGTGCTGAATGCCCTGGCATGTTTTAGTAATCTTACTCTTGTAATTATTAGAGTGCATACT GCTAGATATTACGTGGATGAAGTGAAGGACAAGTGTGGAAAAGACATAGATGTAAGTGCGTGGGAGCAAGAATTTGTTGAGGAGCTTCCGGAACAGGAGAATGG GTTTGACTGTGGTATGTTTATGCTCAAATATGTTGACTTTTATAGCAGAGGTCTAGGGCTTTGTTTTGGCCAG AGTCACATGCCCTATTTTCGTGTGAGGACAGCAAAAGAGATCCTGAGATTGAGAGCTGAGTGA
- the LOC123211890 gene encoding ubiquitin-like-specific protease ESD4 isoform X4: MGALTVNRKRGDEYLSLNHLQSPYQNSHISKRPRFSFMQHTPNQDFVSSNYTVSRVSRYPEAKPPLKRQVHAPYRILKFGFCDKLKQDSCTSRYCKNKDVIEVDNEHDDKNEIVSNDSSFEGVEVIENEKYEVPIKEISGKDVEQRHHNNFQPSSSSVVSTDLNNGGVDGDILRMESAEKILDSLSLYQGVIGLQDVQVYKKLLESAQRRGSKLKSIGFEIELYEKRRDSLRQLQPVKQPEEKLVEELPCEPFVPLTEKEEAEVDGAFASNRSKVLVSDSGTDIDITGHILQCLRPGAWLNDEVINVYLGLLKDRERRDPQKFLKCHFFNTFFYKKLVSGNKGYDFKAVKRWTSIKKLGYTLLECDKIFVPIHQEIHWCLAVINKKDKKFQYLDSLRGKDMKVLNALARYYVDEVKDKCGKDIDVSAWEQEFVEELPEQENGFDCGMFMLKYVDFYSRGLGLCFGQSHMPYFRVRTAKEILRLRAE, translated from the exons ATGGGTGCTTTAACGGTCAATCGTAAACGTGGCGACGAGTACTTATCATTGAATCATCTTCAAAGTCCATACCAGAACTCTCATATTTCAAAGCGGCCCAGGTTTTCTTTCATGCAGCATACCCCAAACCAAGATTTTGTTTCATCTAATTACACGGTTTCGAGAGTCTCCAGGTACCCAGAAGCCAAACCCCCTCTGAAAAGACAAGTTCATGCCCCATAtagaattctcaaatttggaTTCTGCGACAAGCTAAAACAGGATTCGTGCACTTCTCgatattgtaaaaataaagaTGTGATTGAAGTTGATAATGAACATGATGATAAGAATGAAATAGTTTCTAATGATTCAAGTTTTGAAGGAGTTGAGGTTATCGAGAATGAGAAATATGAGGTTCCTATTAAGGAAATTAGCGGGAAAGATGTGGAGCAGAGACATCATAATAATTTCCAGCCATCATCGTCTTCGGTGGTTTCTACGGATTTGAATAATGGTGGTGTGGATGGTGATATCTTGAGGATGGAGAGTGCGGAGAAGATATTGGATTCATTGTCTTTATATCAAGGGGTGATTGGTTTGCAGGATGTTCAGGTGTATAAGAAGTTGTTGGAGAGTGCACAGAGGAGGGGCTCTAAGTTGAAGTCAATAGGGTTTGAGATTGAGTTGTATGAGAAGCGCCGCGATTCTCTCAGGCAGTTGCAGCCCGTGAAGCAACCAGAGGAAAAACTGGTAGAG GAATTACCTTGCGAACCCTTTGTCCCTCTGACAGAGAAGGAAGAAGCTGAGGTTGATGGTGCATTTGCTTCTAATAG GAGCAAGGTCTTAGTCAGTGATTCAGGGACAGATATTGACATTACTGGACATATACTGCAGTGCCTTAGACCAGGTGCATGGTTGAATGATGAG GTCATAAATGTGTATCTGGGGTTGCTGAAAGACAGGGAAAGGAGGGATCCACAGAAGTTTCTGAAATGCCATTTCTTCAACACATTTTTTTACAAGAAG TTAGTGAGCGGCAACAAGGGCTATGATTTTAAAGCTGTGAAAAGATGGACATCCATCAAGAAGTTGGGATACACTCTTCTTGAGTGTGACAAA ATATTTGTCCCTATCCACCAGGAGATACATTGGTGCTTGGCTGTTATTAATAAGAAGGATAAGAAATTTCAGTATCTTGATTCACTGAGAGGAAAGGATATGAAAGTGCTGAATGCCCTG GCTAGATATTACGTGGATGAAGTGAAGGACAAGTGTGGAAAAGACATAGATGTAAGTGCGTGGGAGCAAGAATTTGTTGAGGAGCTTCCGGAACAGGAGAATGG GTTTGACTGTGGTATGTTTATGCTCAAATATGTTGACTTTTATAGCAGAGGTCTAGGGCTTTGTTTTGGCCAG AGTCACATGCCCTATTTTCGTGTGAGGACAGCAAAAGAGATCCTGAGATTGAGAGCTGAGTGA
- the LOC123211890 gene encoding ubiquitin-like-specific protease ESD4 isoform X1, protein MGALTVNRKRGDEYLSLNHLQSPYQNSHISKRPRFSFMQHTPNQDFVSSNYTVSRVSRYPEAKPPLKRQVHAPYRILKFGFCDKLKQDSCTSRYCKNKDVIEVDNEHDDKNEIVSNDSSFEGVEVIENEKYEVPIKEISGKDVEQRHHNNFQPSSSSVVSTDLNNGGVDGDILRMESAEKILDSLSLYQGVIGLQDVQVYKKLLESAQRRGSKLKSIGFEIELYEKRRDSLRQLQPVKQPEEKLVEELPCEPFVPLTEKEEAEVDGAFASNRRSKVLVSDSGTDIDITGHILQCLRPGAWLNDEVINVYLGLLKDRERRDPQKFLKCHFFNTFFYKKLVSGNKGYDFKAVKRWTSIKKLGYTLLECDKIFVPIHQEIHWCLAVINKKDKKFQYLDSLRGKDMKVLNALACFSNLTLVIIRVHTARYYVDEVKDKCGKDIDVSAWEQEFVEELPEQENGFDCGMFMLKYVDFYSRGLGLCFGQSHMPYFRVRTAKEILRLRAE, encoded by the exons ATGGGTGCTTTAACGGTCAATCGTAAACGTGGCGACGAGTACTTATCATTGAATCATCTTCAAAGTCCATACCAGAACTCTCATATTTCAAAGCGGCCCAGGTTTTCTTTCATGCAGCATACCCCAAACCAAGATTTTGTTTCATCTAATTACACGGTTTCGAGAGTCTCCAGGTACCCAGAAGCCAAACCCCCTCTGAAAAGACAAGTTCATGCCCCATAtagaattctcaaatttggaTTCTGCGACAAGCTAAAACAGGATTCGTGCACTTCTCgatattgtaaaaataaagaTGTGATTGAAGTTGATAATGAACATGATGATAAGAATGAAATAGTTTCTAATGATTCAAGTTTTGAAGGAGTTGAGGTTATCGAGAATGAGAAATATGAGGTTCCTATTAAGGAAATTAGCGGGAAAGATGTGGAGCAGAGACATCATAATAATTTCCAGCCATCATCGTCTTCGGTGGTTTCTACGGATTTGAATAATGGTGGTGTGGATGGTGATATCTTGAGGATGGAGAGTGCGGAGAAGATATTGGATTCATTGTCTTTATATCAAGGGGTGATTGGTTTGCAGGATGTTCAGGTGTATAAGAAGTTGTTGGAGAGTGCACAGAGGAGGGGCTCTAAGTTGAAGTCAATAGGGTTTGAGATTGAGTTGTATGAGAAGCGCCGCGATTCTCTCAGGCAGTTGCAGCCCGTGAAGCAACCAGAGGAAAAACTGGTAGAG GAATTACCTTGCGAACCCTTTGTCCCTCTGACAGAGAAGGAAGAAGCTGAGGTTGATGGTGCATTTGCTTCTAATAG GAGGAGCAAGGTCTTAGTCAGTGATTCAGGGACAGATATTGACATTACTGGACATATACTGCAGTGCCTTAGACCAGGTGCATGGTTGAATGATGAG GTCATAAATGTGTATCTGGGGTTGCTGAAAGACAGGGAAAGGAGGGATCCACAGAAGTTTCTGAAATGCCATTTCTTCAACACATTTTTTTACAAGAAG TTAGTGAGCGGCAACAAGGGCTATGATTTTAAAGCTGTGAAAAGATGGACATCCATCAAGAAGTTGGGATACACTCTTCTTGAGTGTGACAAA ATATTTGTCCCTATCCACCAGGAGATACATTGGTGCTTGGCTGTTATTAATAAGAAGGATAAGAAATTTCAGTATCTTGATTCACTGAGAGGAAAGGATATGAAAGTGCTGAATGCCCTGGCATGTTTTAGTAATCTTACTCTTGTAATTATTAGAGTGCATACT GCTAGATATTACGTGGATGAAGTGAAGGACAAGTGTGGAAAAGACATAGATGTAAGTGCGTGGGAGCAAGAATTTGTTGAGGAGCTTCCGGAACAGGAGAATGG GTTTGACTGTGGTATGTTTATGCTCAAATATGTTGACTTTTATAGCAGAGGTCTAGGGCTTTGTTTTGGCCAG AGTCACATGCCCTATTTTCGTGTGAGGACAGCAAAAGAGATCCTGAGATTGAGAGCTGAGTGA
- the LOC123211890 gene encoding ubiquitin-like-specific protease ESD4 isoform X3 has translation MGALTVNRKRGDEYLSLNHLQSPYQNSHISKRPRFSFMQHTPNQDFVSSNYTVSRVSRYPEAKPPLKRQVHAPYRILKFGFCDKLKQDSCTSRYCKNKDVIEVDNEHDDKNEIVSNDSSFEGVEVIENEKYEVPIKEISGKDVEQRHHNNFQPSSSSVVSTDLNNGGVDGDILRMESAEKILDSLSLYQGVIGLQDVQVYKKLLESAQRRGSKLKSIGFEIELYEKRRDSLRQLQPVKQPEEKLVEELPCEPFVPLTEKEEAEVDGAFASNRRSKVLVSDSGTDIDITGHILQCLRPGAWLNDEVINVYLGLLKDRERRDPQKFLKCHFFNTFFYKKLVSGNKGYDFKAVKRWTSIKKLGYTLLECDKIFVPIHQEIHWCLAVINKKDKKFQYLDSLRGKDMKVLNALARYYVDEVKDKCGKDIDVSAWEQEFVEELPEQENGFDCGMFMLKYVDFYSRGLGLCFGQSHMPYFRVRTAKEILRLRAE, from the exons ATGGGTGCTTTAACGGTCAATCGTAAACGTGGCGACGAGTACTTATCATTGAATCATCTTCAAAGTCCATACCAGAACTCTCATATTTCAAAGCGGCCCAGGTTTTCTTTCATGCAGCATACCCCAAACCAAGATTTTGTTTCATCTAATTACACGGTTTCGAGAGTCTCCAGGTACCCAGAAGCCAAACCCCCTCTGAAAAGACAAGTTCATGCCCCATAtagaattctcaaatttggaTTCTGCGACAAGCTAAAACAGGATTCGTGCACTTCTCgatattgtaaaaataaagaTGTGATTGAAGTTGATAATGAACATGATGATAAGAATGAAATAGTTTCTAATGATTCAAGTTTTGAAGGAGTTGAGGTTATCGAGAATGAGAAATATGAGGTTCCTATTAAGGAAATTAGCGGGAAAGATGTGGAGCAGAGACATCATAATAATTTCCAGCCATCATCGTCTTCGGTGGTTTCTACGGATTTGAATAATGGTGGTGTGGATGGTGATATCTTGAGGATGGAGAGTGCGGAGAAGATATTGGATTCATTGTCTTTATATCAAGGGGTGATTGGTTTGCAGGATGTTCAGGTGTATAAGAAGTTGTTGGAGAGTGCACAGAGGAGGGGCTCTAAGTTGAAGTCAATAGGGTTTGAGATTGAGTTGTATGAGAAGCGCCGCGATTCTCTCAGGCAGTTGCAGCCCGTGAAGCAACCAGAGGAAAAACTGGTAGAG GAATTACCTTGCGAACCCTTTGTCCCTCTGACAGAGAAGGAAGAAGCTGAGGTTGATGGTGCATTTGCTTCTAATAG GAGGAGCAAGGTCTTAGTCAGTGATTCAGGGACAGATATTGACATTACTGGACATATACTGCAGTGCCTTAGACCAGGTGCATGGTTGAATGATGAG GTCATAAATGTGTATCTGGGGTTGCTGAAAGACAGGGAAAGGAGGGATCCACAGAAGTTTCTGAAATGCCATTTCTTCAACACATTTTTTTACAAGAAG TTAGTGAGCGGCAACAAGGGCTATGATTTTAAAGCTGTGAAAAGATGGACATCCATCAAGAAGTTGGGATACACTCTTCTTGAGTGTGACAAA ATATTTGTCCCTATCCACCAGGAGATACATTGGTGCTTGGCTGTTATTAATAAGAAGGATAAGAAATTTCAGTATCTTGATTCACTGAGAGGAAAGGATATGAAAGTGCTGAATGCCCTG GCTAGATATTACGTGGATGAAGTGAAGGACAAGTGTGGAAAAGACATAGATGTAAGTGCGTGGGAGCAAGAATTTGTTGAGGAGCTTCCGGAACAGGAGAATGG GTTTGACTGTGGTATGTTTATGCTCAAATATGTTGACTTTTATAGCAGAGGTCTAGGGCTTTGTTTTGGCCAG AGTCACATGCCCTATTTTCGTGTGAGGACAGCAAAAGAGATCCTGAGATTGAGAGCTGAGTGA
- the LOC123211890 gene encoding ubiquitin-like-specific protease ESD4 isoform X6 — translation MGALTVNRKRGDEYLSLNHLQSPYQNSHISKRPRFSFMQHTPNQDFVSSNYTVSRVSRYPEAKPPLKRQVHAPYRILKFGFCDKLKQDSCTSRYCKNKDVIEVDNEHDDKNEIVSNDSSFEGVEVIENEKYEVPIKEISGKDVEQRHHNNFQPSSSSVVSTDLNNGGVDGDILRMESAEKILDSLSLYQGVIGLQDVQVYKKLLESAQRRGSKLKSIGFEIELYEKRRDSLRQLQPVKQPEEKLVEELPCEPFVPLTEKEEAEVDGAFASNRRSKVLVSDSGTDIDITGHILQCLRPGAWLNDEVINVYLGLLKDRERRDPQKFLKCHFFNTFFYKKLVSGNKGYDFKAVKRWTSIKKLGYTLLECDKIFVPIHQEIHWCLAVINKKDKKFQYLDSLRGKDMKVLNALARYYVDEVKDKCGKDIDVSAWEQEFVEELPEQENGVTCPIFV, via the exons ATGGGTGCTTTAACGGTCAATCGTAAACGTGGCGACGAGTACTTATCATTGAATCATCTTCAAAGTCCATACCAGAACTCTCATATTTCAAAGCGGCCCAGGTTTTCTTTCATGCAGCATACCCCAAACCAAGATTTTGTTTCATCTAATTACACGGTTTCGAGAGTCTCCAGGTACCCAGAAGCCAAACCCCCTCTGAAAAGACAAGTTCATGCCCCATAtagaattctcaaatttggaTTCTGCGACAAGCTAAAACAGGATTCGTGCACTTCTCgatattgtaaaaataaagaTGTGATTGAAGTTGATAATGAACATGATGATAAGAATGAAATAGTTTCTAATGATTCAAGTTTTGAAGGAGTTGAGGTTATCGAGAATGAGAAATATGAGGTTCCTATTAAGGAAATTAGCGGGAAAGATGTGGAGCAGAGACATCATAATAATTTCCAGCCATCATCGTCTTCGGTGGTTTCTACGGATTTGAATAATGGTGGTGTGGATGGTGATATCTTGAGGATGGAGAGTGCGGAGAAGATATTGGATTCATTGTCTTTATATCAAGGGGTGATTGGTTTGCAGGATGTTCAGGTGTATAAGAAGTTGTTGGAGAGTGCACAGAGGAGGGGCTCTAAGTTGAAGTCAATAGGGTTTGAGATTGAGTTGTATGAGAAGCGCCGCGATTCTCTCAGGCAGTTGCAGCCCGTGAAGCAACCAGAGGAAAAACTGGTAGAG GAATTACCTTGCGAACCCTTTGTCCCTCTGACAGAGAAGGAAGAAGCTGAGGTTGATGGTGCATTTGCTTCTAATAG GAGGAGCAAGGTCTTAGTCAGTGATTCAGGGACAGATATTGACATTACTGGACATATACTGCAGTGCCTTAGACCAGGTGCATGGTTGAATGATGAG GTCATAAATGTGTATCTGGGGTTGCTGAAAGACAGGGAAAGGAGGGATCCACAGAAGTTTCTGAAATGCCATTTCTTCAACACATTTTTTTACAAGAAG TTAGTGAGCGGCAACAAGGGCTATGATTTTAAAGCTGTGAAAAGATGGACATCCATCAAGAAGTTGGGATACACTCTTCTTGAGTGTGACAAA ATATTTGTCCCTATCCACCAGGAGATACATTGGTGCTTGGCTGTTATTAATAAGAAGGATAAGAAATTTCAGTATCTTGATTCACTGAGAGGAAAGGATATGAAAGTGCTGAATGCCCTG GCTAGATATTACGTGGATGAAGTGAAGGACAAGTGTGGAAAAGACATAGATGTAAGTGCGTGGGAGCAAGAATTTGTTGAGGAGCTTCCGGAACAGGAGAATGG AGTCACATGCCCTATTTTCGTGTGA
- the LOC123211890 gene encoding ubiquitin-like-specific protease ESD4 isoform X5, which translates to MGALTVNRKRGDEYLSLNHLQSPYQNSHISKRPRFSFMQHTPNQDFVSSNYTVSRVSRYPEAKPPLKRQVHAPYRILKFGFCDKLKQDSCTSRYCKNKDVIEVDNEHDDKNEIVSNDSSFEGVEVIENEKYEVPIKEISGKDVEQRHHNNFQPSSSSVVSTDLNNGGVDGDILRMESAEKILDSLSLYQGVIGLQDVQVYKKLLESAQRRGSKLKSIGFEIELYEKRRDSLRQLQPVKQPEEKLVEELPCEPFVPLTEKEEAEVDGAFASNRRSKVLVSDSGTDIDITGHILQCLRPGAWLNDEVINVYLGLLKDRERRDPQKFLKCHFFNTFFYKKLVSGNKGYDFKAVKRWTSIKKLGYTLLECDKIFVPIHQEIHWCLAVINKKDKKFQYLDSLRGKDMKVLNALACFSNLTLVIIRVHTARYYVDEVKDKCGKDIDVSAWEQEFVEELPEQENGVTCPIFV; encoded by the exons ATGGGTGCTTTAACGGTCAATCGTAAACGTGGCGACGAGTACTTATCATTGAATCATCTTCAAAGTCCATACCAGAACTCTCATATTTCAAAGCGGCCCAGGTTTTCTTTCATGCAGCATACCCCAAACCAAGATTTTGTTTCATCTAATTACACGGTTTCGAGAGTCTCCAGGTACCCAGAAGCCAAACCCCCTCTGAAAAGACAAGTTCATGCCCCATAtagaattctcaaatttggaTTCTGCGACAAGCTAAAACAGGATTCGTGCACTTCTCgatattgtaaaaataaagaTGTGATTGAAGTTGATAATGAACATGATGATAAGAATGAAATAGTTTCTAATGATTCAAGTTTTGAAGGAGTTGAGGTTATCGAGAATGAGAAATATGAGGTTCCTATTAAGGAAATTAGCGGGAAAGATGTGGAGCAGAGACATCATAATAATTTCCAGCCATCATCGTCTTCGGTGGTTTCTACGGATTTGAATAATGGTGGTGTGGATGGTGATATCTTGAGGATGGAGAGTGCGGAGAAGATATTGGATTCATTGTCTTTATATCAAGGGGTGATTGGTTTGCAGGATGTTCAGGTGTATAAGAAGTTGTTGGAGAGTGCACAGAGGAGGGGCTCTAAGTTGAAGTCAATAGGGTTTGAGATTGAGTTGTATGAGAAGCGCCGCGATTCTCTCAGGCAGTTGCAGCCCGTGAAGCAACCAGAGGAAAAACTGGTAGAG GAATTACCTTGCGAACCCTTTGTCCCTCTGACAGAGAAGGAAGAAGCTGAGGTTGATGGTGCATTTGCTTCTAATAG GAGGAGCAAGGTCTTAGTCAGTGATTCAGGGACAGATATTGACATTACTGGACATATACTGCAGTGCCTTAGACCAGGTGCATGGTTGAATGATGAG GTCATAAATGTGTATCTGGGGTTGCTGAAAGACAGGGAAAGGAGGGATCCACAGAAGTTTCTGAAATGCCATTTCTTCAACACATTTTTTTACAAGAAG TTAGTGAGCGGCAACAAGGGCTATGATTTTAAAGCTGTGAAAAGATGGACATCCATCAAGAAGTTGGGATACACTCTTCTTGAGTGTGACAAA ATATTTGTCCCTATCCACCAGGAGATACATTGGTGCTTGGCTGTTATTAATAAGAAGGATAAGAAATTTCAGTATCTTGATTCACTGAGAGGAAAGGATATGAAAGTGCTGAATGCCCTGGCATGTTTTAGTAATCTTACTCTTGTAATTATTAGAGTGCATACT GCTAGATATTACGTGGATGAAGTGAAGGACAAGTGTGGAAAAGACATAGATGTAAGTGCGTGGGAGCAAGAATTTGTTGAGGAGCTTCCGGAACAGGAGAATGG AGTCACATGCCCTATTTTCGTGTGA
- the LOC123212412 gene encoding trihelix transcription factor ASIL2-like produces MEEDDEMHSHPSPPATGSPSPLSQSPPNERISVTVAAAAPPTQQQQQHNSIIVAPPPPQRNGGGGGREDCWSEGATAVLIDAWGERYLELSRGNLKQKHWKEVADIVSSREDYTKTPKTDIQCKNRIDTVKKKYKLEKAKIMSGGGASKWVFFDKLDQLIGPTAKIPVPLAASPAIAPPAAGSSRVPMGIPVGIRTPTVAAVKNQHQIHLRKRSGGGSGMAAAVDTESDESEEESRDSMDSFPPAKRIRVAVDLGKGKKEKGGWGESVRMLTQAVLKFGEAYEQAESAKLQQVVEMERQRMKFAKELELQRMQFFMKTQLEISQLKHGRRTGNVSNHNRNNSSNNNNDNNSDCSI; encoded by the coding sequence ATGGAAGAAGACGATGAGATGCACTCACATCCGTCGCCACCGGCCACCGGATCTCCGTCTCCGTTATCTCAGTCACCGCCAAACGAACGGATATCTGTGACAGTTGCGGCGGCTGCACCACCAACTCAGCAGCAGCAACAGCATAACAGTATAATAGTGGCTCCTCCGCCGCCGCAGAGAAACGGCGGTGGTGGAGGGAGGGAAGACTGTTGGAGCGAAGGAGCCACTGCGGTGTTGATAGACGCGTGGGGAGAACGGTACTTGGAGCTAAGTAGAGGGAACTTGAAGCAGAAACATTGGAAAGAAGTTGCTGATATTGTGAGTAGTCGAGAGGACTACACGAAGACTCCAAAGACTGATATTCAGTGCAAGAATCGAATAGATACGGTAaagaaaaagtataaattagaaaaagctAAAATTATGTCAGGTGGAGGAGCTAGTAAGTGGGTTTTCTTTGACAAACTCGATCAGTTGATCGGACCCACTGCGAAAATTCCGGTACCTTTAGCAGCGTCACCAGCAATAGCACCACCAGCTGCAGGTAGTTCAAGAGTACCAATGGGAATACCTGTTGGAATAAGAACTCCGACGGTGGCTGCGGTCAAGAATCAGCATCAGATACATTTGAGGAAAAGGAGTGGCGGTGGTTCTGGCATGGCGGCAGCTGTGGACACAGAGTCGGATGAATCGGAGGAAGAATCCCGAGATTCAATGGATAGTTTTCCTCCAGCAAAGAGGATAAGAGTGGCGGTCGATTTAGGGAAAGGGAAGAAAGAGAAGGGTGGTTGGGGTGAATCAGTAAGGATGTTGACACAAGCTGTATTGAAGTTTGGGGAAGCTTATGAGCAGGCTGAGAGTGCCAAGTTACAACAGGTTGTGGAGATGGAGAGGCAGAGGATGAAGTTTGCTAAAGAGCTGGAGTTGCAGAGGATGCAGTTTTTTATGAAGACCCAGTTGGAGATTTCACAGTTGAAGCATGGAAGGAGAACTGGGAATGTAAGTAATCATAACAGGAATAATAGCAGCAATAACAATAATGACAACAATAGTGATTGTAGTATCTAA